In Pelmatolapia mariae isolate MD_Pm_ZW linkage group LG13, Pm_UMD_F_2, whole genome shotgun sequence, a genomic segment contains:
- the cdc42ep3 gene encoding cdc42 effector protein 3 translates to MPAKAPIYLKPTNNKKGKKCRLRDILSPDMISPPLGDFRHTIHIGKGGERDAFGDMSFLQGQYELLPGKRDVHPQYSVQSEFLRANSTGDASFVETPSPVLKNAISLPAIGGCQALTLPVISSAVFSMQPEPLEDIMGPAPSTKPDTAEDVEILQMDALLRSMNIFNNEPSSPSTDFQSKPDVLLDLLENTDKSPSKEVAKANKINKSESRFDNPSSYYINGHSNSICKANGSLNSNTSSFDSLSGKGDFQGKSYDGSGSLIGNGNCNGYGHFNDDITIGFKQELSKYNGEWVDRDSGVEDGRICDFEFEFTKEKSTSQDSLAQITGSFLSLELDLGPSILDDVLNIMDKPAAKSRP, encoded by the coding sequence ATGCCAGCGAAAGCACCTATATATCTTAAACCCACCAATAataagaagggaaaaaaatgtcgCCTGAGAGATATTTTGTCACCTGATATGATCAGTCCACCTCTCGGGGATTTTCGCCACACCATTCACATTGGCAAGGGCGGGGAAAGAGATGCCTTCGGAGACATGTCCTTCCTCCAGGGACAGTATGAGCTCCTACCGGGAAAAAGAGACGTCCACCCACAATACAGCGTCCAGAGTGAGTTTCTGCGAGCGAACAGCACAGGCGACGCTTCCTTCGTCGAGACTCCCTCACCAGTACTCAAGAACGCAATCTCCCTCCCAGCTATCGGTGGCTGCCAGGCCCTCACCCTTCCAGTGATCTCTTCTGCCGTGTTCTCCATGCAACCAGAGCCATTGGAGGACATCATGGGACCGGCACCTTCCACGAAACCTGACACAGCTGAAGATGTAGAGATCCTGCAGATGGATGCTCTGTTGCGCTCCATGAACATCTTCAACAATGAGCCCTCATCACCCTCCACAGATTTCCAGTCAAAGCCTGACGTGCTGTTGGATCTGCTTGAGAACACAGATAAGTCCCCTTCTAAGGAGGTTGCCAAAGctaacaaaataaacaagagTGAAAGCAGATTTGACAATCCATCATCCTATTATATCAAtggtcacagcaacagcatctGTAAAGCTAATGGAAGCTTGAACAGCAACACAAGCAGCTTTGACAGCTTGAGCGGGAAAGGAGACTTCCAGGGCAAGAGCTACGATGGGAGCGGGAGTCTCATCGGCAACGGTAACTGCAACGGTTACGGACACTTTAACGATGACATTACAATTGGTTTTAAGCAGGAGCTTTCCAAGTACAATGGAGAGTGGGTGGACAGGGACAGTGGGGTGGAAGATGGCCGCATTTGTGATTTCGAGTTTGAGTTTACCAAAGAGAAGAGCACATCACAGGATTCCCTAGCCCAGATCACAGGGTCATTCCTCTCCCTCGAACTCGATCTGGGCCCATCCATCCTGGACGATGTGCTCAACATAATGGATAAACCCGCAGCAAAGAGCAGGCCTTGA